The Oncorhynchus keta strain PuntledgeMale-10-30-2019 chromosome 17, Oket_V2, whole genome shotgun sequence genome has a window encoding:
- the LOC118377655 gene encoding small nuclear ribonucleoprotein F-like, giving the protein MSLPLNPKPFLNGLTGKPVMVKLKWGMEYKGYLVSVDSYMNMQLANTEEYVDGALAGHLGEVLVRCNNVLFIRGVEEEEEDGEMKDV; this is encoded by the exons ATG AGTTTACCACTGAATCCCAAACCGTTCCTGAACGGTCTGACTGGCAAGCCCGTGATGGTGAAGCTGAAGTGGGGCATGGAATACAAAGGATACCTGGTGTCCGTGGACAGCTACATGAATATGCAG TTGGCCAACACTGAAGAGTATGTGGATGGAGCATTGGCTGGTCACCTAGGAGAAGTACTCGTCAG ATGCAACAATGTCTTGTTCATTAGAGgagtagaagaggaggaggaggatggtgaaATGAAAGACGTTTGA
- the LOC127908340 gene encoding uncharacterized protein LOC127908340 translates to MLFDYCLSGFLLSTYCLVSRTTLLAFSLPVLLPAPGPSYLPPPVYDLLPAPGPSYLPPPVYDLLPAPGPSYLPPPVYDLLPAPGPSYLPPPVYDLLPAPGPSYLPPPVYDLLPAPGPSYLPPPVYDLLPAPGPNYLPPPVYDLLPAPGPSYLPPPVYDLLPAPGPSYLPPPVYDLLPAPATCLLLCMTFCLPLDPATCLLLCMTFCLPLDPATCLLLCMTFCLPQLPASSCV, encoded by the exons ATGCTCTTCGACTACTG CCTATCGGGTTTCCTCTTATCAACCTACTGCCTGGTCTCCCGGAcaacgttactagccttttccctgcctgtactgttgcctgcccctggacccagctacctgcctcctcctgtgtatgaccttctgcctgcccctggacccagctacctgcctcctcctgtgtatgaccttctgcctgcccctggacccagctacctgcctcctcctgtgtatgaccttctgcctgcccctggacccagctacctgcctcctcctgtgtatgaccttctgcctgcccctggacccagctacctgcctcctcctgtgtatgaccttctgcctgcccctggacccagctacctgcctcctcctgtgtatgaccttctgcctgcccctggacccaactacctgcctcctcctgtgtatgaccttctgcctgcccctggacccagctacctgcctcctcctgtgtatgaccttctgcctgcccctggacccagctacctgcctcctcctgtgtatgaccttctgcctgccccagctacctgcctcctcctgtgtatgaccttctgcctgcccctggacccagctacctgcctcctcctgtgtatgaccttctgcctgcccctggacccagctacctgcctcctcctgtgtatgaccttctgcctgccccagctacctgcctcctcctgtgtatga